A stretch of the Archangium violaceum genome encodes the following:
- a CDS encoding styrene monooxygenase/indole monooxygenase family protein, which yields MRNIGIIGSGIIGLLAAHGLRKAGHQVTLYSDKTPEQWLQVRPTGTAARFDLSLQLERELGLNHWDDQVPWAQGAHLLVCPEPRNRLLTLTGRMRRPFQAVDVRLQSHRWMRDLVERGGRIELESVTVARLEEISAAHELTLVAAGRAELCRLFERDAARSVYDAPQRQLTLLCIKGPRMRFDDLPIVPVKFNVFPGAGEVFYMPYFHKDVGPSWNVLVEAKPGGPLDRFREVRSGEQAVELAKGLFRELIPWDADWFRDAELSDPHGWLMGTVTPTVRRPVGRLPSGREVMGLGDTVTSLDPIGGQGANSGSKQVRTLLECVAEHGDRPFDAAWMSATFERFYARHGHPTYTFNNILLEPLTPSARELFMAQYGSDGREGNRSAVQQLADAFAENFNDPATLTPVFQDSRRMRNFITETTGGAWLSALARGGLGVARGQLRQKLGLDPRHPPRVSAVHDFPR from the coding sequence ATGCGGAACATCGGAATCATCGGCTCGGGGATCATCGGACTTCTGGCCGCGCACGGCCTGCGCAAGGCGGGCCACCAGGTAACGCTCTATTCGGACAAGACGCCCGAGCAGTGGCTCCAGGTCCGGCCCACGGGGACGGCGGCGCGCTTCGACCTGTCCCTGCAATTGGAGCGCGAGCTCGGCCTCAATCACTGGGATGACCAGGTGCCCTGGGCCCAGGGGGCACACCTCCTCGTCTGTCCCGAGCCGCGCAACCGCCTGCTCACGCTGACGGGCCGCATGCGCCGCCCCTTCCAGGCCGTCGACGTGCGGCTGCAGAGCCACCGGTGGATGAGGGACCTGGTGGAGCGCGGCGGGCGCATCGAGCTCGAGTCCGTGACGGTGGCGCGCCTGGAGGAGATCTCCGCCGCGCACGAGCTCACCCTGGTGGCGGCGGGCCGCGCGGAGCTGTGCCGGCTGTTCGAGCGTGACGCGGCTCGCAGCGTCTACGACGCGCCCCAGCGCCAGCTCACGTTGCTGTGCATCAAGGGCCCGAGGATGCGCTTCGACGACCTGCCCATCGTCCCGGTGAAGTTCAACGTCTTCCCCGGGGCGGGCGAGGTCTTCTACATGCCCTACTTCCACAAGGACGTGGGCCCGAGCTGGAACGTGCTCGTGGAGGCGAAGCCGGGTGGGCCGCTGGACCGCTTCCGCGAGGTCCGGAGCGGTGAGCAGGCGGTGGAGCTCGCGAAGGGGCTGTTCCGCGAGCTCATCCCCTGGGACGCGGACTGGTTCCGGGACGCCGAGCTGTCGGATCCTCACGGGTGGCTGATGGGCACGGTGACGCCCACGGTGCGCCGGCCCGTGGGGCGGCTGCCCTCGGGGCGCGAGGTGATGGGGCTGGGCGACACGGTGACGTCGTTGGACCCCATCGGCGGACAGGGGGCCAACAGCGGGAGCAAGCAGGTGCGCACGCTGCTCGAGTGCGTGGCCGAGCACGGGGACCGGCCCTTCGACGCGGCGTGGATGAGCGCCACCTTCGAGCGCTTCTACGCGCGGCACGGGCACCCGACGTACACCTTCAACAACATCCTCCTGGAGCCCCTCACCCCCTCCGCGCGCGAGCTGTTCATGGCGCAGTACGGCAGTGATGGCCGCGAGGGCAACCGGAGCGCGGTGCAGCAACTGGCCGACGCCTTCGCCGAGAACTTCAACGACCCCGCCACGCTGACGCCCGTGTTCCAGGACTCGCGCCGCATGCGCAACTTCATCACGGAGACCACCGGCGGTGCGTGGCTCTCCGCGCTGGCCCGGGGCGGGCTGGGCGTGGCCCGGGGGCAACTGCGCCAGAAGCTCGGCCTGGATCCGAGGCACCCGCCTCGCGTCTCCGCCGTTCATGACTTCCCGCGTTAA
- a CDS encoding ester cyclase: MSNLKQAARRLIEEVYGQGRVEVLDELCHPDYVGHDPLVGDADLQGVKAYVRLLRACFPNLEARILGLYVEGNTAIIWWWMEGNLARRLLDVEPRGQRIQLQGITIAEFEDGKIIEDTSEWDTFGYLLQLGLVKPLGPLARASDERDGSGLSRE, from the coding sequence ATGTCCAACCTCAAGCAAGCGGCCCGGCGGCTCATCGAGGAGGTCTACGGCCAGGGCAGGGTGGAGGTGCTCGATGAGCTGTGCCACCCCGACTACGTGGGCCATGATCCGCTGGTGGGCGACGCGGACCTCCAGGGCGTGAAGGCGTACGTGCGGCTGCTGCGCGCCTGCTTCCCGAACCTGGAAGCACGCATCCTCGGGCTCTATGTGGAGGGGAACACGGCCATCATCTGGTGGTGGATGGAGGGCAACCTCGCGCGGCGGTTGCTGGATGTGGAGCCGCGGGGCCAGCGCATCCAGCTGCAGGGCATCACCATCGCCGAATTCGAGGACGGGAAGATCATCGAGGACACGAGCGAGTGGGACACGTTCGGCTACCTGCTGCAGCTCGGGCTGGTGAAGCCACTGGGACCTCTGGCCAGGGCCTCCGACGAGCGCGATGGGTCCGGGCTCTCCCGGGAGTGA
- a CDS encoding peptidoglycan recognition protein family protein, whose protein sequence is MSSSATARLVFVTPFTVSGSPDLPDVPLSEGDKGSEVQRLQSVLIRLKYLGGRVDGDFGPKTKAALARFQRDWRLTPDGTYGPETCIALQKALTPVHKPAVVSRPSPNFESRNGVDIDAIVLHHTGTNRVSVDLATLRSRGSRRVSSHYLIAPTGTVYQLVPDYRAAWHAGVSSLHGVTQPSVNSRSIGIEITNDGTGLTPFTEAQYHALERLVPYLARTYKVPKENIVGHRDVAPGRKTDPADNFEWVRVRRAVDAVL, encoded by the coding sequence ATGTCCTCCAGCGCCACCGCCCGTCTTGTCTTCGTTACCCCTTTCACTGTCTCGGGAAGCCCGGACCTGCCCGACGTCCCGCTGTCCGAGGGCGACAAGGGCTCCGAGGTGCAGCGGCTCCAGTCCGTGCTCATCCGGCTCAAATACCTGGGCGGCCGAGTGGATGGCGACTTCGGGCCGAAGACGAAGGCGGCCCTCGCGCGCTTCCAACGTGACTGGCGGCTGACACCCGACGGCACGTATGGGCCCGAGACGTGCATCGCGCTCCAGAAGGCCCTGACGCCGGTGCACAAGCCGGCCGTGGTCTCCAGGCCCTCGCCCAACTTCGAGTCGCGCAACGGCGTGGACATCGACGCCATCGTCCTGCACCACACGGGCACCAACCGCGTGTCGGTGGACCTGGCCACGCTGCGCTCCCGGGGCTCTAGGCGCGTGAGCTCGCACTACCTCATCGCGCCCACGGGCACCGTCTACCAGCTCGTGCCGGACTACCGGGCGGCCTGGCATGCCGGCGTGTCCTCGCTGCACGGCGTGACGCAGCCGAGCGTCAACTCGCGCTCCATCGGTATCGAGATAACGAACGACGGCACCGGCCTGACGCCCTTCACCGAGGCGCAGTACCACGCGCTGGAGCGGCTCGTGCCGTACCTGGCCCGGACGTACAAGGTGCCCAAGGAGAACATCGTCGGCCACCGCGACGTGGCCCCGGGCCGCAAGACGGACCCGGCCGACAACTTCGAGTGGGTGCGCGTGCGCCGCGCCGTCGACGCCGTCCTCTGA
- the dgt gene encoding dGTP triphosphohydrolase — MNDPRTERWRQLLSHHRVGDPPHRTPLDTPDERTEFDKDYDRIVFSSAFRSLHDKTQVFPLSTSDYTRTRLTHSIEASCVGRSLGQLAGRSLLAQDVEVDPSRMGTIVAAACLAHDIGNPPFGHSGEAAIQHWVERNFPRFEFVENKDAKHPFATEGEWKDLASFEGNAQGFRILNRLQSRNRDGGLRYTVATVGAMSKYPRPSVLPRGRDREKARVSEKKFGFFQDDTQLAGEVYRKLGLVEREPYVFSRHPMAFLVEAADDICYAIIDLEDSGKLGLIPMETVCSLMEDVAAMQPKFKPLKDKVDWESRLGRARAGAIFALIQECVTAFAEHVAAMETGSFEQSLVSARSEAGERLKTITHITREKGYWSERVLQIEAAGFRTLGGLLDMFVPAVLADRPNREEKKLRQLLPLEFFQRPGPYQEDRDEAILRLTPYQRLLCVTDYVSGMTDGFAVELYQRLSGIKLPE; from the coding sequence ATGAACGACCCACGCACCGAACGGTGGCGCCAGCTTCTCTCCCACCACCGGGTGGGGGACCCGCCCCACCGCACGCCCCTGGACACCCCGGACGAGCGGACCGAGTTCGACAAGGACTACGATCGCATCGTCTTCTCGAGCGCCTTCCGGAGCCTGCACGACAAGACGCAGGTGTTCCCGCTGTCGACGAGCGACTACACGCGCACGCGGCTCACGCACAGCATCGAGGCCTCGTGCGTGGGGCGCTCGCTGGGGCAGTTGGCGGGACGGAGCCTGCTGGCCCAGGACGTGGAGGTGGACCCCTCGCGCATGGGGACCATCGTGGCGGCCGCGTGCCTGGCGCATGACATCGGCAATCCGCCCTTCGGGCACTCGGGGGAGGCGGCCATCCAGCACTGGGTGGAGCGGAACTTCCCGCGCTTCGAATTCGTGGAGAACAAGGACGCGAAGCACCCGTTCGCCACCGAGGGCGAGTGGAAGGACCTGGCGAGCTTCGAGGGCAACGCGCAGGGCTTCCGCATCCTCAACCGCCTGCAGTCGCGCAACCGGGATGGAGGGCTGCGCTACACCGTCGCGACGGTGGGGGCGATGAGCAAGTACCCACGGCCCTCGGTGCTACCGAGGGGGCGGGACAGGGAGAAGGCACGCGTCTCGGAGAAGAAGTTCGGATTCTTCCAGGACGACACGCAACTGGCCGGCGAGGTGTACCGCAAGCTGGGGCTGGTGGAGCGCGAGCCGTACGTCTTCAGCCGGCACCCCATGGCTTTCCTCGTCGAGGCCGCGGATGACATCTGCTACGCCATCATCGATCTGGAGGACTCGGGGAAGCTGGGTCTCATCCCGATGGAGACCGTCTGCTCGCTGATGGAGGACGTGGCGGCGATGCAGCCGAAGTTCAAGCCCCTGAAGGACAAGGTGGACTGGGAGTCACGGCTGGGACGGGCCCGGGCCGGGGCCATCTTCGCGCTCATCCAGGAGTGCGTGACGGCGTTCGCCGAGCACGTGGCGGCGATGGAGACGGGGAGCTTCGAGCAATCCCTGGTATCGGCGCGATCGGAGGCGGGCGAGCGGCTGAAGACGATCACCCACATCACTCGCGAGAAGGGGTACTGGAGCGAGCGGGTGCTGCAGATCGAAGCCGCGGGCTTCCGGACGCTGGGAGGACTGCTGGACATGTTCGTGCCGGCGGTGCTCGCGGACAGGCCCAATCGCGAGGAGAAGAAGCTGCGGCAGCTCCTGCCGTTGGAGTTCTTCCAGAGGCCGGGGCCGTACCAGGAGGACCGCGACGAGGCCATCCTCCGGCTGACGCCGTACCAGCGGCTGCTGTGCGTGACGGACTACGTATCGGGGATGACGGACGGCTTCGCGGTGGAGCTGTACCAGCGGCTCTCCGGCATCAAGCTGCCGGAGTGA
- a CDS encoding RNA polymerase sigma factor, which translates to MTLVGGASSEQDAERRLLARARKGDPVAFRTLFEQHAPAVWRFLRDLFRDDAAADEATQETFVRAHGRLGALRDDARLASWLLGIARHIYLESRRTRGTHLDIASEESEPLLESALPSPTPEDLLLDRELEGLLAEALGELREERRSALLLRIDHGLAYEDIAQVMGWSLPKVKNEIHRARLQLRERLAGHVGNGGRP; encoded by the coding sequence ATGACCCTCGTTGGCGGCGCGTCCTCGGAACAGGACGCCGAGCGCCGGCTGCTGGCGCGCGCGCGGAAGGGCGATCCGGTCGCGTTCCGCACCCTCTTCGAGCAGCACGCCCCCGCCGTCTGGCGCTTCCTGCGCGATCTCTTCCGGGACGACGCCGCCGCGGATGAGGCCACCCAGGAGACCTTCGTCCGGGCGCACGGGCGGCTCGGAGCGCTGCGCGACGACGCGCGGCTGGCCTCGTGGCTGTTGGGGATTGCGCGCCACATCTACCTCGAGTCGCGCCGGACGCGGGGCACGCACCTGGACATCGCCTCCGAGGAGAGCGAGCCGCTGCTGGAATCGGCGCTGCCCTCGCCGACGCCGGAGGATCTGCTGTTGGACCGGGAGTTGGAGGGACTGTTGGCGGAGGCGCTCGGGGAGCTGCGCGAGGAGCGGCGCTCGGCGTTGCTGCTGCGCATCGACCATGGGCTGGCGTACGAGGACATCGCCCAGGTGATGGGCTGGTCCCTGCCCAAGGTGAAGAATGAAATCCACCGGGCGCGGCTGCAGCTGCGGGAGCGGCTCGCCGGGCACGTCGGAAACGGAGGTCGTCCATGA
- a CDS encoding anti-sigma factor family protein, protein MSPPCRESDLDALLAGELSEEEAERVSAHATTCVTCARTLAWLRLERGWMAQRARRMPSRPALSFGALEARLRPSQAPHQGRWEHGGRMALGAVAAVAFMALSLVPQARPTSFDSEEPWGDGLVSVATVPACMDPSVEAVARVEARFGACLLASPARPLR, encoded by the coding sequence ATGAGCCCCCCCTGCCGCGAGTCGGACCTGGACGCGCTCCTCGCCGGAGAGCTCTCCGAGGAGGAAGCGGAGCGCGTGAGCGCGCATGCCACCACGTGTGTCACGTGCGCGCGGACACTGGCGTGGCTGCGCCTGGAGCGGGGGTGGATGGCTCAGCGGGCGAGGCGCATGCCGTCGAGACCGGCGCTGAGCTTCGGTGCGCTGGAGGCCCGGCTGCGTCCGTCGCAGGCGCCGCACCAGGGCCGCTGGGAGCACGGAGGAAGGATGGCGCTGGGCGCCGTGGCGGCGGTGGCCTTCATGGCGCTGAGCCTGGTGCCACAGGCGCGTCCCACGTCCTTCGACTCCGAGGAGCCATGGGGGGACGGGCTCGTCTCCGTGGCGACGGTGCCCGCGTGCATGGACCCGAGCGTCGAGGCCGTGGCCCGGGTCGAGGCGAGATTCGGCGCCTGCCTGCTGGCCTCGCCCGCGCGGCCACTGCGCTGA
- a CDS encoding S8 family serine peptidase, which translates to MRRLVLLGLLGLGASACKEPEPIDTEPQELPLCPELVVEDLSRSAPLMSLGQATVSSALSSSSTSDNGPQPMLVRFRKRTGVQAAAVSLLREDRVRKLGARVKYHWPSLDTLALSLTPEARARLAQDPDVLSITPDRPVHALGMSPWVPVSALLGAPGATGSTAEYTWAVQMTQANQVWDTDNNGVLDTGAPTGEGITVCVIDSGIDPNHPELKAAYIGGKDFVDNDDVPEDKDTSGVWGGGHGTHVAGTIVAQLGSGGQVNPNDTSLSPNGMVGLAPGAKLLVARVLDENGDGRTSDVIAALRWCKAEGAHIASLSLGSSTPDEAEKTAFDEVYAAGMLSIAASGNGGELATPESKVYPAAYESVIAVGAVDAESKHPKFSQGGEHLSLVAPGVNIYSTYPQGQSPFANLVAGGNFYASSAFDYVPYEEYSGKLIDCGLGENNRSCPQEEATCEGFVAYVTRGGEIKFSDKVKNVRSQGARAVIIANNDPEDDEALGFTLGSPATWPPVTAIPTTLVNDIRAQLGNTVTVGIRGGDYAFSTGTSMATPHVSAVAALVWSARPSLTNKEVRAILESTANNLVDPEVPEEPSTGKDIVFGYGLVQAKAAVDKAKAQP; encoded by the coding sequence ATGAGGCGATTGGTGCTGTTGGGCCTGCTGGGGTTGGGCGCGAGTGCTTGCAAGGAGCCCGAGCCCATCGACACGGAGCCGCAGGAGCTGCCGCTCTGTCCGGAGCTCGTCGTCGAGGACCTGAGCCGCTCGGCTCCCCTGATGTCCCTGGGGCAGGCCACGGTTTCCTCCGCGTTGAGCAGTTCCTCCACGTCCGACAACGGCCCCCAGCCGATGCTGGTGCGCTTTCGCAAGCGGACCGGTGTGCAGGCCGCCGCCGTGTCCCTCCTTCGTGAGGACAGGGTGCGCAAGCTGGGCGCCCGCGTGAAGTACCACTGGCCCAGCCTCGACACCCTGGCCCTCTCCCTCACCCCCGAGGCCCGGGCCCGGCTCGCCCAGGATCCCGACGTGCTCTCCATCACCCCGGACCGGCCGGTGCACGCGCTCGGCATGTCGCCGTGGGTGCCCGTGTCCGCCCTGCTCGGCGCGCCTGGCGCCACCGGCAGCACCGCCGAGTACACCTGGGCCGTTCAGATGACGCAGGCCAACCAGGTGTGGGACACCGACAACAATGGCGTGCTCGACACCGGTGCCCCCACCGGCGAGGGCATCACCGTGTGCGTCATCGATAGCGGCATCGACCCGAACCACCCCGAGCTCAAGGCCGCGTACATCGGTGGCAAGGACTTCGTCGACAACGACGACGTGCCCGAGGACAAGGACACGTCGGGCGTCTGGGGCGGCGGCCACGGCACCCACGTGGCGGGCACCATCGTCGCCCAGCTCGGCTCCGGCGGCCAGGTGAACCCCAATGACACCTCGCTGAGCCCCAACGGCATGGTGGGCCTGGCCCCCGGCGCCAAGCTGCTCGTCGCCCGCGTGCTCGACGAGAACGGGGATGGGCGTACCTCGGACGTCATCGCGGCGCTCCGCTGGTGCAAGGCGGAGGGGGCGCACATCGCCTCGCTCTCGCTCGGCTCGTCCACCCCGGACGAGGCCGAGAAGACGGCCTTCGACGAGGTCTACGCGGCGGGCATGCTCTCCATCGCGGCCAGCGGCAACGGCGGTGAGCTCGCCACCCCGGAGTCCAAGGTCTACCCGGCCGCCTATGAGTCCGTGATCGCCGTGGGCGCGGTGGACGCCGAAAGCAAGCACCCCAAGTTCTCGCAGGGCGGAGAGCACCTGAGCCTGGTGGCCCCCGGCGTGAACATCTACTCCACCTACCCGCAGGGCCAGTCGCCCTTCGCGAACCTGGTGGCCGGCGGCAACTTCTACGCCTCGTCCGCCTTCGACTACGTCCCCTACGAGGAGTACTCGGGCAAGCTCATCGACTGCGGCCTGGGGGAGAACAATCGCTCGTGCCCCCAGGAGGAGGCCACCTGCGAGGGCTTCGTGGCCTACGTGACTCGCGGTGGGGAGATCAAGTTCAGCGACAAGGTGAAGAACGTGCGCTCCCAGGGCGCGCGCGCCGTCATCATCGCCAACAACGACCCCGAGGATGACGAGGCCCTGGGCTTCACGCTGGGCTCCCCGGCCACCTGGCCGCCGGTGACGGCCATCCCCACCACCCTCGTCAACGACATCCGCGCCCAGCTTGGCAACACCGTGACCGTGGGCATCCGCGGCGGCGACTACGCCTTCAGCACCGGTACCTCCATGGCCACGCCCCACGTCTCCGCCGTGGCCGCGCTGGTGTGGAGCGCCCGTCCCTCGCTCACCAACAAGGAAGTGCGCGCCATCCTCGAGAGCACCGCGAATAACCTCGTGGATCCCGAGGTGCCGGAGGAGCCGTCCACGGGCAAGGACATCGTCTTCGGCTACGGGCTGGTGCAGGCCAAGGCGGCGGTGGACAAGGCCAAGGCCCAGCCGTAG
- the glpD gene encoding glycerol-3-phosphate dehydrogenase: MRPESVAPPAPAPAHRGDSGALGLLPPPPPQPPAPRSERLLALSSQQFDVLVIGGGVTGCGIARDAALRGLRVALVEREDFASGTSSRSSRLIHGGVRYLEHGHLGLVFESSIERYRLLRLAAHLVRPLSFVWPVYQGARIPRWKLAAGLMLYDALALFRNVKAARSLNAREVSEAVPGIRTEGLKGGSRYYDAATDDARLTLANAIGASEAGAIVLNHAFVSSLLIEQGRAQGATVVDALTGQQITVRARVLVSATGPWSDEIRKLDANGSTPSVRGTKGVHISVPRERLPTDTAITLLSPVDGRVMFVLPADTHTIIGTTETPTHAHPSEVRASLSDVDYLLTSANAFFPQAHLVREDVVSAWAGIRPLVASGYGQGDANSASREHAIHTSPTGVLAISGGKLTTYRVMARDAVNAVEKVLGGPRHKAPTDSLPLPGGDIPSFDAELSAARAEVRREETAVHLVRAYGSRWRLVWALTREQPHLAEPLVPGLPYIRAEAVHCVTYELVHTLSDLLVRRLKVAFETRDLGRAAARLAASDMAPLLGWGPDAVERRLADYSRDVERLFGIEPAER, from the coding sequence GTGCGTCCTGAATCCGTCGCCCCGCCCGCTCCTGCTCCCGCCCACCGCGGTGACTCGGGCGCCTTGGGCCTCCTCCCTCCGCCTCCTCCCCAGCCCCCCGCTCCTCGCTCCGAGCGCCTGCTCGCCCTCTCGTCCCAACAGTTCGACGTCCTCGTCATCGGCGGGGGGGTCACCGGTTGTGGCATCGCCCGTGATGCCGCCCTCCGCGGCCTCCGCGTCGCCCTCGTCGAGCGCGAGGACTTCGCCTCCGGTACCTCCAGCCGCTCCTCCCGCCTCATCCACGGCGGCGTCCGCTACCTCGAGCACGGCCACCTCGGCCTCGTCTTCGAGTCCAGCATCGAACGCTATCGGCTCCTGCGCCTCGCCGCCCACCTCGTCCGGCCCCTCTCCTTCGTCTGGCCCGTCTACCAGGGCGCTCGCATCCCCCGCTGGAAGCTCGCCGCCGGCCTCATGCTGTATGACGCCCTCGCCCTCTTCCGGAACGTGAAGGCCGCGCGCAGCCTCAATGCCCGCGAGGTGTCCGAGGCCGTCCCCGGCATCCGCACCGAGGGCCTCAAGGGGGGCTCCCGCTACTACGACGCCGCCACCGACGACGCCCGCCTCACCCTCGCCAACGCCATCGGAGCCTCCGAGGCCGGTGCCATCGTCCTCAACCACGCCTTCGTCAGCTCCCTCCTCATCGAGCAGGGCCGCGCCCAGGGCGCCACCGTCGTCGATGCGCTCACCGGCCAACAAATCACCGTCCGCGCCCGCGTGCTCGTCAGCGCCACCGGGCCCTGGAGCGATGAAATCCGCAAGCTCGACGCCAATGGCTCCACGCCCTCCGTCCGCGGCACCAAGGGCGTCCACATCTCCGTCCCCCGCGAGCGGCTCCCCACCGACACCGCCATCACCCTGCTGTCTCCCGTCGATGGCCGGGTGATGTTCGTCCTCCCCGCCGATACCCACACCATCATCGGCACCACGGAGACCCCCACCCACGCCCACCCCTCCGAGGTGCGCGCCAGCCTCTCCGACGTGGACTACCTGCTCACCTCGGCCAATGCCTTCTTCCCCCAGGCCCACCTCGTCCGCGAGGACGTCGTCAGCGCCTGGGCCGGCATCCGCCCCCTCGTGGCCAGCGGCTATGGCCAGGGCGACGCCAACAGCGCCAGCCGCGAGCACGCCATCCACACGAGCCCCACCGGCGTCCTCGCCATCTCCGGCGGCAAGCTCACCACCTACCGCGTCATGGCCCGTGACGCCGTGAACGCCGTCGAGAAGGTGCTCGGCGGCCCCCGCCACAAGGCCCCCACCGACTCCCTTCCCCTGCCCGGTGGCGACATCCCCTCGTTCGACGCGGAGCTCTCCGCCGCCCGCGCCGAGGTGCGCCGCGAGGAGACCGCCGTCCACCTCGTGCGCGCCTACGGCTCCCGTTGGCGCCTGGTGTGGGCCCTCACCCGCGAGCAGCCCCACCTCGCCGAGCCGCTCGTCCCAGGCCTTCCCTATATCCGCGCCGAGGCCGTCCACTGCGTCACCTACGAGCTCGTCCACACACTGTCCGACCTGCTCGTGCGCCGCCTCAAGGTCGCCTTCGAGACTCGAGACCTGGGCCGGGCCGCCGCTCGCCTGGCCGCTTCCGACATGGCGCCCCTCCTGGGCTGGGGCCCGGACGCCGTCGAGCGGCGGCTCGCCGACTACTCCCGTGACGTGGAGCGGCTCTTCGGCATCGAGCCCGCCGAGCGCTGA
- a CDS encoding ATP-binding protein: MLPVPGFTVALFPSSSSHPHRTPSWARYGFALLATGLAFALQWFLWRWLAPSPYFLFLAAVILSAWLGGHGPGALSTAAALVLSRLFFHEAPSSFSVAHHTITSALFTGVAALMTLVSARVRTTLHEAQVARAAAQANGHVLDTTLRSIGDAVLTTDSHGLVRFINPVASYFSGWREADAIGQPLERVLRLVDPSTREPIAPFLGAQNAERPVQLGKQALLLSRNGAELPIEHTAAPISDSHGHRLGSVIVFRDISARFREDHEHAQLLAREHDALLEAETQRERLETLFMQAPVAICLTRGADHVVELVNPLGQTLVGERLAPGRSIRETLSGLDPNLLHLLDDVFRKGTPFVGHEVPLRADFSGTGQDEVKYFDLTWQPWRGIGGETLGTMGLCAEVTEQVLARREVEALATDLQRALQIRDDFLSVASHELKTPLTSLQLQLQLLWRSLPETDANGNPHPARKRIEATRRPAERLHQLVNNLLDVSRIRAGRLALEHETVDFAALLHDVVARAEADASGAGCKLILHASSPVIGRWDRLRLEQVVTNLLSNAIKYGASHPVELSVVQDGPLARLTVRDHGIGIPPDSQARIFQRFERAVSERHYGGFGLGLWICKQIVDSLGGDIRVESQPGQGATFIVALPLEPPASGRSDSDSGSRSSSAR; this comes from the coding sequence TTGCTCCCAGTCCCAGGCTTCACCGTGGCCCTCTTCCCCAGCAGCTCGTCCCATCCTCACCGCACCCCCTCCTGGGCTCGTTACGGATTCGCCCTGCTGGCGACCGGGCTCGCCTTCGCCCTCCAGTGGTTCCTCTGGCGCTGGCTCGCTCCTTCCCCCTACTTCCTCTTCCTCGCCGCCGTCATCCTCTCCGCCTGGCTGGGCGGCCACGGCCCCGGGGCTCTCTCCACCGCCGCTGCCCTCGTCCTCTCCCGGCTGTTCTTCCACGAGGCTCCTTCCTCCTTCTCCGTCGCCCACCACACCATCACCAGCGCCCTCTTCACCGGCGTCGCCGCCCTGATGACCCTGGTGTCCGCTCGTGTCCGCACCACCCTCCATGAGGCCCAGGTCGCTCGCGCCGCCGCTCAGGCCAATGGCCACGTGCTCGACACCACCCTGCGCAGCATCGGCGACGCCGTCCTCACCACCGACTCCCACGGCCTCGTCCGCTTCATCAACCCCGTCGCCTCCTACTTCTCCGGCTGGCGCGAGGCCGATGCCATCGGACAGCCGCTCGAGCGCGTCCTTCGTCTCGTCGACCCCTCCACCCGCGAGCCCATCGCCCCCTTCCTCGGCGCACAGAACGCGGAGCGGCCCGTCCAACTCGGCAAGCAGGCCCTTCTGCTCTCCAGGAATGGCGCCGAGCTCCCCATCGAGCACACCGCCGCTCCCATCTCCGACTCCCACGGCCACCGGCTCGGCTCCGTCATCGTCTTCCGCGACATCTCCGCCCGCTTCCGCGAGGACCACGAGCACGCCCAGCTCCTCGCTCGCGAGCACGACGCCCTCCTCGAGGCCGAGACCCAGCGCGAACGGCTCGAGACCCTCTTCATGCAGGCCCCCGTCGCCATCTGCCTCACCCGCGGCGCGGACCACGTCGTCGAGCTCGTCAACCCGCTCGGACAGACCCTCGTCGGGGAGCGTCTCGCCCCCGGCCGCTCCATCCGCGAAACCCTCTCCGGGTTGGATCCCAACCTCCTCCACCTGCTCGACGATGTCTTCCGCAAGGGCACCCCCTTCGTCGGCCACGAGGTCCCCCTTCGCGCCGACTTCTCCGGCACCGGCCAGGACGAGGTGAAGTACTTCGACCTCACCTGGCAGCCCTGGCGCGGCATCGGTGGCGAGACGCTCGGCACCATGGGCCTGTGCGCCGAGGTCACCGAACAGGTGCTCGCCCGCCGCGAGGTCGAGGCGCTCGCCACCGACCTGCAACGCGCCCTCCAGATTCGCGACGACTTCCTCTCCGTCGCCTCCCACGAGCTCAAGACGCCCCTCACCTCGCTCCAGCTCCAGCTCCAGCTCCTCTGGCGCTCGCTCCCCGAGACCGACGCCAACGGCAACCCCCACCCCGCTCGCAAGCGCATCGAGGCCACCCGCCGCCCCGCCGAGCGTCTCCACCAGCTCGTCAACAACCTGCTCGACGTCTCCCGCATCCGCGCCGGCCGGCTCGCCCTCGAGCACGAGACCGTCGACTTCGCCGCCCTCCTCCACGACGTCGTCGCCCGCGCCGAGGCCGATGCCTCCGGCGCCGGGTGCAAGCTCATCCTCCACGCTTCCTCGCCCGTCATCGGCCGGTGGGATCGCCTCCGCCTCGAGCAGGTCGTCACCAACCTGCTCTCCAACGCCATCAAGTACGGCGCCTCCCACCCCGTCGAGCTGTCCGTCGTCCAGGACGGGCCCCTCGCCCGGCTCACCGTGCGCGACCACGGCATCGGCATCCCCCCCGACAGCCAGGCCCGCATCTTCCAACGCTTCGAGCGCGCCGTCTCCGAGCGCCACTACGGCGGCTTCGGTCTCGGCCTGTGGATCTGCAAGCAGATCGTCGACTCGCTCGGCGGCGACATCCGCGTCGAGAGCCAGCCCGGTCAGGGCGCCACCTTCATCGTGGCCCTTCCCCTCGAGCCTCCCGCCAGCGGTCGCTCCGACTCCGACTCCGGCTCGCGTTCCTCTTCCGCCCGCTGA